One window of the Nicotiana tabacum cultivar K326 chromosome 4, ASM71507v2, whole genome shotgun sequence genome contains the following:
- the LOC107824199 gene encoding cytochrome P450 93A3-like, translating into MVDIHAYILLFFIWLISTIIVKALARNRTTICLPPSPLKLPLIGHLHLLSNKPHESLHKLSNKYGPLFHLFLGSIPCVVASSPEIVKQFLKNNEITFSNRPQITNIDYLTYHQDFSFAPYGPYWKFMKKLCISKLLGGQTLHLLLPIRRDEIKHLIKVISTYAAVGKEVNIRGEITTMTNNVITRMLMSKGCSENEDKAEKVRKMIHEMTKLSGKFNLSDTFWFCKKWDLQGFGKKLKGVRDKFDEIMESIIEEHQETTRKRQKMKDGNQEVAKDLLEILLDISQDNTSEVRLTRENIKAFVLDLFSGGTDTSAIAMEWALAELINHPNIMEKAAQEIDNVTGKTRLVQESDISQLPYLQAIVKEILRLHSPAPMILRESSEDCTIEGYHIPAKTRLFVNVWAMNRDPKNWENPLEFRPERFMNETKILDVRGQNNFHYLPFGSGRRGCPGISLALQILHTSLAAIIQCFEWKVSGEGNCGKVDMEQGTGVTVPRANPLVCVPVARLNPFPDKYLHN; encoded by the exons ATGGTTGATATCCATGCCTATATCCTTCTTTTCTTCATTTGGCTTATTTCTACCATTATAGTTAAAGCATTAGCAAGAAATAGAACCACAATTTGCCTTCCTCCAAGCCCTTTAAAGCTTCCCCTCATTGGCCACCTTCACCTTTTAAGTAACAAACCACATGAATCTCTACACAAATTATCCAACAAATATGGACCATTATTTCACTTATTCCTTGGTTCTATTCCATGTGTGGTTGCTTCTTCACCTGAAATAGTCAAACAATTCCTCAAAAATAATGAGATTACCTTTTCAAACCGTCCCCAAATAACCAATATTGATTACTTAACTTATCATCAAGACTTCTCATTTGCACCTTATGGACCTTATTGGAAGTTCATGAAAAAGCTATGCATTTCTAAACTTCTTGGTGGACAAACTCTCCATCTTCTGCTTCCAATTAGACGCGATGAAATTAAGCATTTGATTAAAGTAATATCAACATATGCTGCAGTTGGCAAGGAAGTTAATATTCGAGGTGAAATTACGACGATGACAAACAATGTCATAACAAGAATGCTTATGAGTAAAGGGTGTTCTGAAAATGAAGATAAAGCTGAAAAGGTTAGGAAAATGATTCATGAAATGACTAAGCTATCGGGGAAATTTAATTTGTCGGATACATTCTGGTTTTGTAAGAAGTGGGATTTGCAAGGTTTTGGAAAGAAGCTAAAGGGTGTTCGAGACAAGTTTGATGAGATTATGGAAAGCATAATTGAAGAGCATCAAGAAACAACAAGGAAAAGGCAGAAAATGAAAGATGGGAATCAGGAAGTTGCAAAGGATCTCCTTGAGATTTTACTTGATATTTCACAAGATAACACTTCAGAAGTGCGATTGACAAGAGAGAATATCAAAGCTTTTGTTCTG GACCTATTTTCTGGTGGAACTGATACCTCAGCCATTGCAATGGAGTGGGCACTTGCAGAATTAATTAATCATCCAAATATTATGGAGAAAGCAGCCCAAGAAATTGACAATGTCACTGGAAAAACTAGACTAGTGCAAGAATCAGATATTTCTCAACTTCCCTATCTTCAAGCCATTGTTAAAGAAATACTAAGGCTTCACTCTCCTGCTCCAATGATTCTTAGAGAGTCAAGTGAAGACTGCACAATTGAAGGCTATCATATACCAGCAAAAACTAGACTTTTTGTGAATGTTTGGGCTATGAATAGAGATCCAAAAAATTGGGAAAATCCACTTGAATTTAGGCCAGAAAGGTTTATGAATGAAACAAAAATATTGGATGTAAGGGGACAAAATAATTTCCATTATTTGCCATTTGGGAGTGGGAGAAGAGGGTGTCCTGGAATTTCATTAGCATTgcaaatattgcacacaagtctTGCTGCTATAATTCAATGCTTTGAGTGGAAAGTTAGTGGTGAAGGTAATTGTGGTAAAGTGGACATGGAACAAGGTACTGGTGTCACAGTCCCCAGAGCCAATCCTTTGGTTTGCGTTCCAGTGGCTAGGCTCAATCCATTTCCAGATAAATATTTGCATAATTAG